A part of Solicola gregarius genomic DNA contains:
- a CDS encoding FAD-binding oxidoreductase, whose amino-acid sequence MLRTDDLDGQVVRPGDKDYDDARTVWNAMVDKRPAMIARCASVRDVVAAMRTAREHDLDVGVRCGGHGIVGHAVPEGGLMIDLTPLAEVRVDPDARLARVRGGALLGALDRATQPYGLATTAGNVSHTGVGGLTLGGGMGWLARTYGLSCDNVRSFEVVTADAEVVVASADSHPDLYWALRGGGGNFGVVTDFEFELHDTGTSAMTVELDYPLASARDALRGWRDLNATAPRAATFKAAISHDTICIGYVWVGDADEGERLLPQLRALGSAVDERVEHQSYVELQTRDDTVGRHTLRRYWKGHYFRELGDDAIDALLDAAAADGFRASASLQAYGGAIADVPSDATAFSYRDTAYELVTAARWMDAADDATEIAGARTFAAALEPYASGAYVNALSEDTADSVHRAYSDGQWAQLVAVKDAYDPDNVFHLNHNIRPSTVPARQ is encoded by the coding sequence ATGCTGAGAACTGACGACCTCGACGGCCAGGTGGTACGCCCGGGTGACAAGGACTACGACGACGCACGCACCGTGTGGAACGCCATGGTCGACAAGCGGCCCGCGATGATCGCGAGGTGCGCGAGCGTACGTGACGTCGTGGCCGCGATGCGTACGGCGAGAGAGCACGACCTCGACGTGGGCGTACGCTGCGGCGGCCACGGCATCGTCGGCCACGCCGTGCCCGAGGGCGGTCTGATGATCGACCTGACCCCGCTCGCCGAGGTTCGCGTGGACCCGGACGCCCGGCTCGCTCGCGTACGAGGCGGCGCGCTGCTCGGCGCACTCGACCGCGCCACCCAGCCGTACGGGCTGGCGACGACCGCGGGCAACGTGTCGCACACCGGGGTGGGCGGGCTGACACTCGGCGGCGGCATGGGATGGCTCGCCCGCACGTACGGACTCTCGTGCGACAACGTGCGCTCGTTCGAGGTCGTCACCGCCGACGCGGAGGTGGTCGTCGCGAGTGCCGACAGCCACCCGGACCTGTACTGGGCACTGCGGGGAGGAGGCGGCAACTTCGGTGTGGTCACCGACTTCGAGTTCGAGCTGCACGACACCGGCACCAGTGCGATGACCGTCGAGCTCGACTACCCCCTCGCGAGTGCCCGCGATGCGCTCCGCGGCTGGCGCGACCTCAACGCGACCGCGCCGAGAGCGGCGACGTTCAAGGCCGCGATCTCCCACGACACCATCTGCATCGGGTACGTCTGGGTCGGCGATGCGGACGAGGGCGAGCGGCTCCTGCCGCAGCTACGTGCGCTGGGCAGCGCGGTCGACGAACGGGTCGAGCACCAGTCGTACGTCGAGCTGCAGACCCGCGATGACACGGTGGGCCGCCATACGCTGCGGCGTTACTGGAAGGGTCACTACTTCCGCGAGCTCGGCGACGACGCGATCGATGCGCTGCTCGACGCGGCGGCAGCAGACGGATTCCGGGCCAGTGCCTCGCTGCAGGCGTACGGCGGCGCGATCGCCGACGTACCGTCGGACGCCACCGCATTCAGCTACCGCGACACGGCGTACGAGCTGGTGACCGCCGCGCGGTGGATGGATGCCGCCGACGACGCCACCGAGATCGCCGGTGCACGGACGTTCGCCGCAGCACTCGAGCCGTATGCGAGCGGCGCGTACGTCAACGCGCTGAGCGAGGACACCGCCGACTCGGTCCATCGCGCCTACTCCGACGGGCAGTGGGCGCAGCTGGTCGCGGTCAAGGACGCGTACGACCCCGACAACGTCTTCCATCTGAACCACAACATCCGCCCTTCGACCGTGCCGGCCCGGCAGTAG
- a CDS encoding vWA domain-containing protein, which yields MGVSRHVRRVVIMMAAVLVAMVPCLWAASAPAATATAPESDRGEMMLVLDSSGSMAEPASGGTTKIDAAKDSLNTVVDDLPSDAPVGLRVYGAEVEFRNQAGACTDSQRVVDIGTDNRDELHDAVASYRPFGETPIGYALEQAAKDLGSEGKRTIVLVSDGEPTCKPNPCKVAAELAEDGIDMRIDVVGLDVSGKARKALSCIAAKGNGTYYDADDADGLTDALSTVSERAAKPYEAIGTPVTGGPGRDQAAEITAGDWLDTLGGPKSDTGQRWYRFKRTVPKSTIHVSATIANPTGEDALHLRVYAGQTECGFAQGQGPATYRPFVVAAVAAPGFNEFEDECVNAGELTIMVQRGAPNGGFAKNSDVPVEIRAIEEAPATNAKALPGRLEERAEKKPSMSNPTDIVGGNTFGNAVEVEPGAYSGTLVPGEAQLFEIDADWGQRVNAAVDFPKPDKALADAIGSYGPAPTLWIYSPSRATASSAFHSAQQSILSSSSTTDLYGHSYPIGYNNRQSFVDAQSAASIAGKYYISVSVARDEDSKASYEIPFTLGVDVEGKTSNVPEYDGGEPQIGESESDDSTTDDPTGSSDDIEQTAAGTDDTDGPWLAVALGVGGIVLLGLGAAMVRVARR from the coding sequence ATGGGCGTCTCACGCCACGTACGTCGGGTAGTGATCATGATGGCGGCCGTTCTGGTCGCAATGGTGCCCTGCCTGTGGGCCGCATCGGCGCCGGCCGCGACGGCGACGGCACCCGAGAGCGACCGCGGCGAGATGATGCTCGTCCTCGACTCCTCCGGATCGATGGCCGAGCCGGCCAGCGGCGGTACGACCAAGATCGACGCCGCCAAGGACTCGCTGAACACCGTCGTCGACGACCTGCCGAGCGACGCGCCGGTCGGACTCCGCGTGTACGGGGCCGAGGTGGAGTTCCGCAACCAGGCCGGTGCCTGCACCGACTCCCAGCGCGTCGTCGACATCGGCACGGACAACCGCGACGAGCTCCACGACGCCGTCGCCTCGTACCGCCCGTTCGGCGAGACTCCGATCGGGTACGCGCTCGAGCAGGCCGCGAAGGACCTCGGCTCCGAGGGCAAGCGGACGATCGTCCTCGTCTCGGACGGCGAGCCCACCTGCAAACCGAACCCGTGCAAGGTCGCGGCCGAGCTCGCCGAGGACGGCATCGACATGCGCATCGACGTCGTCGGCCTGGACGTGTCCGGCAAGGCGCGGAAGGCGCTCTCCTGTATCGCCGCCAAGGGCAACGGCACCTACTACGACGCCGACGACGCCGACGGTCTCACCGATGCGCTCTCGACGGTCTCCGAGCGCGCGGCGAAGCCGTACGAGGCGATCGGCACGCCGGTCACCGGTGGACCGGGCCGAGACCAGGCGGCCGAAATCACCGCGGGCGACTGGCTCGACACGCTCGGAGGTCCGAAGAGCGACACCGGTCAGCGCTGGTACCGGTTCAAGCGCACCGTGCCGAAGTCGACGATCCACGTCTCGGCAACGATCGCCAACCCCACCGGCGAGGACGCCCTCCACCTGCGGGTGTACGCCGGTCAGACCGAATGCGGGTTCGCACAGGGCCAAGGGCCGGCGACGTACCGACCGTTCGTCGTCGCCGCCGTGGCTGCGCCGGGGTTCAACGAGTTCGAGGACGAGTGCGTCAACGCCGGCGAGCTCACGATCATGGTGCAGCGCGGGGCGCCCAACGGTGGGTTCGCGAAGAACTCCGACGTTCCGGTCGAGATCCGCGCGATCGAGGAGGCGCCGGCGACGAACGCCAAGGCCCTCCCGGGCCGCCTCGAGGAACGCGCGGAGAAGAAGCCGTCGATGAGCAACCCCACCGACATCGTCGGCGGCAACACTTTCGGCAATGCCGTCGAGGTCGAACCGGGCGCTTACTCCGGCACTCTCGTGCCCGGTGAGGCGCAGCTGTTCGAGATCGACGCGGACTGGGGTCAGCGGGTCAACGCGGCGGTCGACTTCCCGAAGCCGGACAAGGCATTGGCGGATGCGATCGGCTCGTACGGCCCGGCGCCCACGTTGTGGATCTACTCGCCGTCTCGTGCTACCGCGAGCTCGGCCTTCCACAGTGCCCAGCAGTCCATCCTCTCGTCCTCGAGCACCACCGACCTCTACGGCCACTCGTACCCCATCGGCTACAACAACCGGCAGTCGTTCGTCGACGCACAGTCGGCAGCGTCGATCGCCGGCAAGTACTACATCTCCGTGAGCGTCGCCCGAGACGAGGACTCCAAGGCCAGCTACGAGATCCCGTTCACGCTCGGTGTCGACGTCGAGGGCAAGACGTCGAACGTGCCGGAGTACGACGGCGGAGAGCCCCAGATCGGCGAGTCCGAGTCGGACGACAGCACAACGGACGACCCCACCGGGTCGTCCGACGACATCGAGCAGACGGCGGCCGGCACCGATGACACCGACGGTCCGTGGCTGGCGGTCGCCCTCGGCGTCGGCGGGATCGTGCTGCTCGGCCTCGGCGCCGCGATGGTCCGCGTGGCCAGGCGCTGA